A genomic window from Betta splendens chromosome 17, fBetSpl5.4, whole genome shotgun sequence includes:
- the LOC114844658 gene encoding mitofusin-1-like, whose amino-acid sequence MDSLDPSPLRRFVVAKRSITSIFDQLLDFVKEGYTFVDEVWRSQDLGPVAVEEQSLEMQSCATKLSTIREVLVRRHMKVAFFGRTSNGKSTVINAMLRDRVLPSGIGHTTNCFLRVEGTDGDEAYLTTEASNERRSVTTVNQLAHALHMDPSLDSGSLVKVFWPKSRCALLRDDLVLMDRYPGTDVTLELDSWIDRFCLDADVFVLVGNAESTLMNTEKLFFHKVSERISKPNIFILHNRWDASVSEPEYIDEVRKQHLDRCVSFLAEELKVVSLEEAAGRIFFVSAKEVLSSRMQRAQGMPETGGALAEGFHDRLREFQTFERTFEEFISQSAVKTKFEQHTVRAWQIAEAIKAVMDAINVASADRKICCLEEREEQRDRLDFVRGQINRLTDSVKERIRTLTDDTGAKVASALSDQIRSLPVLVDEFRADFNPTQETLQLYKTKLLQHVDERLLGSLSHRCSVGVIRDIRDAQRHMIDSVRPLLSLCVQEQLSAPSTSFELTFDLGLAALCADFREDIDFRFSLGWTALVTRFIGAASAKRALTRSESRLQDSTTFREDMLVSIATGLVSATSRASMTVLVVGGVVCRSVGWRVIALSLSLYGLLYLYEKLTWTDASRERALKQQFVEHVSHRLRAVVPVTSSACSQQVCKELSSTFSRLTQRVDLSEAELEGNIRQLSFRIQRLENIQRRSKAFRNRATDLETQLEAFSVQYLQGN is encoded by the exons aTGGACTCCTTGGACCCGTCTCCTTTGCGGCGTTTCGTGGTAGCCAAGCGATCGATCACTTCCATCTTCGATCAGCTGCTGGACTTCGTGAAGGAGGGCTACACCTTTGTCGATG AGGTGTGGCGGAGCCAAGACCTGGGTCCagtggctgtggaggagcagagtctGGAGATGCAGAGCTGTGCCACCAAACTGTCGACCATCAGAGAGGTTCTGGTCCGGAGACACATGAAGGTGGCGTTTTTTGGCAG GACCAGTAACGGGAAGAGCACAGTAATCAACGCCATGCTGAGAGACCGGGTTCTGCCCAGCGGCATCGGACACACCACCAACTGTTTCCTGAGGGTGGAGGGAACCGACGGCGACGAGGCGTATCTCACCACCGAGGCGTCCAACGAGAGGAGGAGCGTCACT ACAGTGAACCAGCTGGCTCATGCGCTCCACATGGACCCATCTCTGGACTCGGGCAGTCTGGTCAAAGTGTTCTGGCCTAAGAGCCGCTGTGCTCTGCTGAGAGACGACCTGGTGCTGATGGACAGGTAT CCCGGCACCGATGTCACTCTGGAGCTGGACAGTTGGATCGATAGATTCTGTTTGGACGCTGACGTCTTTGTCCTGGTGGGAAACGCTGAGTCGACGCTGATGAACACT GAGAAACTGTTTTTTCACAAAGTCAGTGAGAGAATCTCCAAACCGAacatcttcatcctccacaATCGATGGGATGCGTCAGTCAGCGAGCCCGAGTACATCGATGAG GTAAGGAAGCAGCACCTGGACCGCTGCGTCAGCTTCCTGGCTGAGGAACTGAAGGTGGTCAgtctggaggaggctgcaggaaggaTCTTCTTCGTCTCAGCCAAAGAGGTTCTGAGCTCCAGGATGCAGCGAGCACAGGGCATGCCTGAGACAG gtGGCGCTCTGGCTGAAGGCTTCCACGACAGACTGAGGGAGTTTCAGACGTTCGAGAGAACGTTTGAG GAGTTCATCTCCCAGTCAGCGGTGAAGACCAAGTTCGAGCAGCACACGGTGAGAGCGTGGCAGATCGCCGAGGCCATCAAGGCTGTGATGGACGCCATCAACGTGGCCTCCgctgacaggaa aatctgctgcctggaggagcgggaggagcagcgggaccGGCTGGACTTTGTTCGAGGGCAGATTAACCGTCTGACCGACAGCGTCAAGGAGCGGATCAGGACTCTGACTGACGACACTGGTGCCAAG gtCGCCTCAGCGCTGTCGGATCAGATCCGCTCTCTTCCTGTTCTGGTGGACGAGTTCAGAGCCGACTTCAACCCGACGCAGGAAACTCTGCAGCTCTACAAAACT aagctgctgcagcatgtggaCGAGCGCCTGCTCGGGTCATTGTCTCATCGCTGCTCTGTCGGCGTCATCCGTGACATCAGAGACGCTCAGAGACACATGATCG ACAGCGTCCGTCCTCTGCTGTCCCTGTGCGTCCAAGAGCAACTCTCTGCTCCTTCCACCTCCTTcgagttgacctttgacctcggccTCGCCGCCCTCTGCGCAGATTTCAGGGAGGACATTGACTTCCGGTTTTCTTTGGGCTGGACCGCCCTCGTCACTCGCTTCATCGGTGCAGCCAGTGCCAAGCGAGCGCTGACCCGCTCTGAGTCCAGACTGCAG gacagCACCACATTCAGAGAGGATATGCTGGTTTCCATAGCAACGGGTCTGGTATCCGCCACCTCCCGAGCGTCTATGACGGTGCTGGTGGTGGGTGGAGTG gtGTGCCGCTCGGTGGGCTGGCGTGTCATCGCTCTGTCCCTGTCCCTCTACGGCCTCCTCTACCTGTACGAGAAGCTCACCTGGACCGACGCCAGCAGGGAGCGTGCTCtgaagcagcagtttgtggAGCACGTCTCCCACCGGCTGAGAGCCGTCGTCCCCGTCACAAGCTCTGCCTGCAGTCAGCAGGTGTGCAA ggAGCTGTCGTCTACCTTCAGCCGTCTGACTCAGAGAGTGGATCTGAGTGAAGCAGAGCTGGAGGGAAACATCCGACAGCTGAGTTTCAGGATCCAGAGACTGGAGAACATCCAGAGAAGATCCAAGGCattcag GAACCGAGCCACAGACCTGGAGActcagctggaggctttttCTGTTCAGTACCTGCAGGGAAACTAG